The Amycolatopsis mongoliensis genome includes a window with the following:
- a CDS encoding DUF6542 domain-containing protein, producing MTAIRDRQSDPDADDVPVPWDERPVVGSRRGLPWWAAVLVGFGLAVVGALIGKPSQSTIPVIFTVLYIAGAVIAVCAVRRRGLFGPMVMPPLVLAVTVPGVILLTSGSEGDDMLSKVLSIGTPLINGFPIMAITTGITLLIGFVRIFRERDPDAPKKGKADRRRADEDDEKPSTRAAATSAGGRPRPPGSNRTGQTPLPQGARRGRDGEPPRRPRPPADGERRAPRAGAPAERDRGARKPPPAGRRTPPPAESDPRRRSGGDAPRRRPRPPAEDGRDTPPPRRPSGGRGAPPRRNRPWDDEER from the coding sequence GTGACCGCGATTCGCGATCGCCAGAGCGATCCAGATGCCGACGACGTCCCCGTGCCGTGGGACGAGCGTCCTGTCGTCGGTTCGAGGCGCGGGCTGCCGTGGTGGGCGGCGGTCCTGGTCGGCTTCGGCCTGGCGGTCGTAGGCGCCCTCATCGGCAAGCCGAGCCAGAGCACCATCCCGGTGATCTTCACCGTCCTCTACATCGCCGGGGCCGTGATCGCGGTCTGCGCGGTCCGGCGCCGCGGGCTGTTCGGGCCGATGGTCATGCCGCCGCTGGTGCTGGCCGTGACCGTGCCCGGCGTGATCCTGCTGACCTCGGGTTCCGAGGGCGACGACATGCTCTCGAAGGTGCTGAGCATCGGCACCCCGCTGATCAACGGCTTCCCGATCATGGCGATCACCACCGGCATCACGCTGCTGATCGGGTTCGTCCGGATCTTCCGCGAACGCGACCCGGACGCTCCGAAGAAGGGCAAGGCCGACCGCCGCCGAGCGGACGAGGACGACGAGAAGCCGTCGACGCGTGCTGCGGCGACGTCGGCCGGCGGCCGTCCGCGGCCGCCCGGGTCGAACCGCACCGGCCAGACGCCGCTGCCCCAGGGCGCCCGGCGCGGCCGAGACGGCGAACCGCCGCGGCGGCCGAGGCCGCCCGCGGACGGCGAACGCCGTGCCCCGCGCGCCGGCGCCCCGGCCGAACGCGACCGCGGCGCACGCAAGCCACCGCCGGCAGGCCGCCGCACACCGCCCCCGGCGGAGAGCGACCCCCGCCGCCGCAGCGGCGGCGACGCCCCCCGGCGACGCCCACGCCCGCCCGCGGAAGACGGCCGCGACACGCCTCCACCCCGCCGCCCGTCCGGGGGGCGAGGCGCCCCGCCGCGCCGGAACCGTCCTTGGGACGACGAAGAGCGCTGA
- a CDS encoding lipid droplet-associated protein, translated as MKPFPLPLRVAAGLAVSTAERVRELPRQLAGLPVTVVSQVLQASMRVQQHVTELAIKGDNALSSLRPVEDAPSWATFDEDIEAPVPPARPNLTPVADVPEPRSEINGHIPSAAELEAELGDPWAEEERALAENHADGENDSGADDGEKQDEAPRTPKPGTPKADKSKTDTPRTSAAGYDGPAGLTGYDQLTLPQLRARLRQLSIPQLETILEYERAHADRSSFTGMLSRRIANARKAEQAEEHGTEGQ; from the coding sequence ATGAAGCCATTCCCGCTCCCCCTCCGGGTCGCCGCGGGCCTCGCCGTCAGCACCGCCGAGCGGGTTCGTGAGCTTCCCCGGCAGCTCGCCGGACTCCCGGTGACCGTCGTCAGCCAGGTGCTGCAGGCCTCCATGCGGGTGCAGCAGCACGTCACCGAGCTGGCGATCAAGGGCGACAACGCCCTGTCGAGCCTGCGCCCCGTCGAGGACGCGCCCAGCTGGGCGACCTTCGACGAGGACATCGAGGCCCCCGTCCCGCCCGCGCGGCCGAACCTGACGCCGGTCGCCGACGTGCCCGAGCCGCGCTCGGAGATCAACGGTCACATTCCGTCAGCAGCCGAACTCGAAGCGGAACTGGGCGATCCGTGGGCCGAGGAGGAACGCGCGCTCGCCGAGAACCACGCCGACGGCGAGAACGACAGCGGTGCCGACGACGGCGAGAAGCAGGACGAGGCGCCGCGCACCCCCAAGCCCGGCACGCCGAAGGCCGACAAGTCCAAGACCGACACCCCACGGACCAGCGCCGCCGGGTACGACGGTCCCGCCGGGCTGACCGGCTACGACCAGCTCACCCTCCCGCAGCTGCGGGCCCGCCTGCGCCAGCTCTCGATCCCCCAGCTCGAGACGATCCTCGAGTACGAGCGCGCGCACGCCGACCGCTCGTCCTTCACCGGGATGCTGTCCCGCCGGATCGCCAACGCCCGCAAGGCCGAACAAGCCGAGGAACACGGCACGGAAGGCCAGTGA
- a CDS encoding S1 family peptidase — MPRRLLALLVLLFASIPATASAEPAIVGGGDADQPYPFAVSLHSSTGKLFCAGALIAPTWVVTAAHCAFDKTPPAISVRAGTNDVGQGGEVGQVAGIVVNPAFNTQSPAGDIALLRLATPAKAAPIALATAAAPGTATRILGWGQTCPKVNCGQIPTTLQQLDTHIVEGAKCTSVFDGTAELCTDNPGDKAGACFGDSGGPEIVHDGDHWLLVGVTSRPGNNDPVCASAPSIYTSVVAYAPWIAEKTKA, encoded by the coding sequence GTGCCCAGGCGACTACTGGCCCTGCTGGTCCTGCTGTTCGCCTCGATCCCCGCCACCGCGTCGGCCGAACCCGCCATCGTCGGGGGCGGCGACGCGGATCAGCCGTACCCGTTCGCGGTGTCGCTGCACTCCTCGACGGGCAAACTGTTCTGTGCCGGCGCGCTGATCGCTCCCACCTGGGTGGTGACGGCCGCGCACTGCGCGTTCGACAAGACCCCGCCCGCGATCTCCGTGCGGGCGGGCACGAATGACGTGGGCCAGGGCGGCGAAGTCGGCCAGGTCGCCGGCATCGTCGTGAACCCGGCGTTCAACACCCAGAGCCCGGCGGGCGACATCGCGCTGCTGCGGCTGGCGACGCCGGCCAAAGCCGCGCCGATCGCGCTCGCGACGGCCGCGGCGCCGGGCACGGCCACCCGCATCCTCGGCTGGGGCCAGACCTGCCCGAAGGTGAACTGCGGCCAGATCCCCACGACGCTGCAGCAGCTCGACACGCACATCGTCGAAGGCGCGAAGTGCACGTCGGTGTTCGACGGCACGGCCGAGCTGTGCACGGACAACCCCGGGGACAAGGCCGGGGCGTGCTTCGGCGACTCCGGCGGGCCCGAGATCGTCCACGACGGCGACCACTGGCTGCTCGTGGGCGTCACCAGCCGGCCGGGCAACAACGATCCCGTGTGCGCGTCGGCGCCGTCGATCTACACGTCCGTCGTCGCCTACGCGCCGTGGATCGCGGAGAAGACGAAGGCCTGA
- the xseA gene encoding exodeoxyribonuclease VII large subunit, with product MSTESAQAPASTAENPWPVRTVARKIGDWIHRLGSVWVEGQVTQVNSRPNTQTAFLTLRDPSADVSMSVTCPNWLIREMEPPLREGASVVVHAKPSFFFGRGTISLRADQIRAVGVGELLARIERLKKLLTAEGLFSAQRKRPIPFLPKGVGLITGRASAAERDVLVNAQTRWPHVRFKVINTAVQGSQAVPQVMRALRILDADPEIDVIVIARGGGSVEDLLPFSDEALCRAVSAAGTPVVSAIGHEPDTPLLDYVADLRCSTPTDASKRIVPDHREETERVRQMRDRGRRALHGWVDTQTRLLTQLRSRPSLADPLGPVQRRQDDVDVHRERARRAMLTLLAKDQAELASARARLTALGPAATLARGYAVVQFLDAEGNLQVLRSVSEVEAGAQLRVRVGDGAIGAVAEGAQG from the coding sequence GTGAGCACCGAGTCCGCCCAGGCCCCCGCGAGCACCGCCGAAAACCCGTGGCCGGTCCGCACGGTCGCGCGCAAGATCGGTGACTGGATCCACCGGCTCGGCAGCGTCTGGGTCGAAGGCCAGGTCACGCAGGTCAATTCCCGGCCGAACACGCAGACCGCGTTCCTGACGCTGCGCGACCCGTCGGCGGACGTCTCGATGTCGGTGACCTGCCCGAACTGGCTGATCCGCGAGATGGAGCCGCCGCTGCGCGAAGGCGCCAGCGTGGTCGTGCACGCGAAGCCGTCGTTCTTCTTCGGCCGCGGCACGATCAGCCTGCGCGCCGACCAGATCCGCGCCGTCGGCGTCGGTGAGCTGCTGGCGCGGATCGAGCGCCTGAAGAAGCTGCTGACCGCCGAAGGCCTCTTCTCGGCGCAGCGCAAGCGGCCGATCCCGTTCCTGCCGAAGGGCGTCGGGCTGATCACCGGCCGCGCGTCGGCGGCCGAGCGGGACGTGCTGGTCAACGCCCAAACGCGGTGGCCGCACGTCCGGTTCAAGGTCATCAACACCGCCGTGCAGGGCTCGCAGGCCGTCCCGCAGGTCATGCGCGCGCTGCGCATCCTCGACGCTGACCCCGAGATCGACGTCATCGTCATCGCCCGCGGCGGCGGCAGCGTCGAGGACCTGCTGCCGTTCTCCGACGAGGCGCTCTGCCGCGCGGTGTCGGCGGCGGGCACGCCGGTGGTGAGCGCGATCGGGCACGAGCCGGACACCCCGCTGCTCGACTACGTCGCCGACCTGCGCTGCTCGACTCCGACCGACGCCAGCAAGCGGATCGTGCCGGACCACCGCGAGGAGACCGAGCGGGTCCGGCAGATGCGCGACCGCGGGCGCCGCGCCCTGCACGGCTGGGTCGACACGCAGACGCGCCTGCTGACCCAGCTGCGCAGCCGCCCGTCGCTGGCCGACCCGCTCGGCCCGGTCCAGCGGCGCCAGGACGACGTCGACGTCCACCGCGAACGCGCGCGCCGCGCCATGCTGACGCTGCTCGCCAAGGACCAGGCCGAGCTCGCGAGCGCGCGGGCCCGGCTCACGGCGCTCGGCCCGGCCGCGACGCTGGCGCGCGGCTACGCGGTCGTGCAGTTCCTCGACGCCGAAGGCAACCTCCAGGTACTCCGCTCCGTCTCCGAAGTCGAGGCCGGTGCCCAGCTGCGCGTGCGCGTGGGCGACGGTGCGATCGGCGCGGTGGCGGAAGGAGCACAGGGGTGA
- a CDS encoding NAD(P)/FAD-dependent oxidoreductase, with translation MTDVSGDAYDLLIIGAGPTGLFAAYYAGFRGLSMAVIDSLPEPGGQVTAMYPEKMIYDVGGFPEIRGRDLVDGLVKQAAPWKPKYLLGRKAEKLETLENGVEVTLDGGETLRAGAVLITAGIGEFTPRPLPAGDGWLGRGMVHFVPSFDAHAGQHVVIVGGGDSAFDWVLALHPVAASVTLVHRRAKFRAAESIVRQARELGVRIITDAEVTRFVEDSSGALEAVDVSAKGAGEERLPANAVVAALGFTADLGPIESWGLEIDHRAIPVDSTMATARARVYAAGDVAAYRGKVKLIATGFGEAATAVNNIAVLLDPDAHLFPGHSSNAE, from the coding sequence ATGACCGACGTCTCTGGGGACGCCTACGACCTCTTGATCATCGGCGCGGGCCCGACCGGCCTGTTCGCCGCTTACTACGCCGGGTTCCGCGGCCTTTCGATGGCGGTGATCGACTCGCTGCCCGAGCCCGGTGGCCAGGTGACCGCGATGTACCCCGAGAAGATGATCTACGACGTCGGCGGGTTCCCCGAGATCCGCGGGCGCGATCTCGTCGACGGGCTGGTGAAGCAGGCCGCGCCGTGGAAACCGAAGTACCTGCTGGGGCGCAAGGCCGAAAAGCTCGAGACGCTCGAAAACGGCGTCGAAGTCACCCTCGACGGCGGCGAGACGCTGCGCGCGGGCGCTGTCCTGATCACCGCGGGCATCGGCGAGTTCACCCCGCGTCCGCTGCCCGCCGGCGACGGCTGGCTCGGCCGCGGCATGGTCCACTTCGTCCCCTCGTTCGACGCCCACGCGGGGCAGCACGTCGTGATCGTCGGCGGCGGCGACTCGGCCTTCGACTGGGTGCTCGCGCTGCACCCGGTCGCGGCGAGCGTGACGCTCGTGCACCGCCGCGCCAAGTTCCGCGCCGCCGAGTCCATCGTCCGGCAGGCCCGCGAGCTCGGCGTCCGGATCATCACCGACGCCGAGGTCACGCGGTTCGTCGAGGACTCGAGCGGTGCACTGGAAGCCGTCGACGTCTCGGCGAAGGGCGCCGGCGAGGAGCGGCTGCCGGCCAACGCCGTCGTCGCGGCGCTCGGGTTCACCGCCGACCTCGGCCCGATCGAGAGCTGGGGCCTGGAGATCGACCACCGCGCCATTCCGGTCGATTCGACGATGGCGACCGCGCGCGCACGCGTCTACGCCGCCGGTGACGTCGCCGCGTACCGGGGGAAGGTCAAGCTGATCGCGACCGGCTTCGGCGAGGCCGCGACGGCCGTCAACAACATCGCCGTCCTGCTCGACCCGGACGCCCACCTGTTCCCGGGCCACTCGAGCAACGCCGAGTAG
- the rmuC gene encoding DNA recombination protein RmuC: MATVLTTAAIVLAVLLLFAVAVLWRLYNDGMRRADAAARLVAAERAKSDQQQLALRRYEVAFASISGRGELGEQVLVETARALGLRENLHFTLQTDVGGGGSAKPDMVLRVGGDRTVPVDAKASMAIWAEAVETNDPDERIDALRAHVRQVRSRAAELAGKGYQRWADAIYGTIMFVPSDAAVVAALDTDPELLRWLIDRRVFLCGPTGFGVLASAALFAASDRTLEADVEQVRTGAAAAHRAAGGAVEALNLSSTHLQRFLSARRRELEALETFRATVAPLTDAAGSPAAVPQVRKGDELAAS, translated from the coding sequence GTGGCGACGGTGCTGACCACCGCGGCGATCGTGCTCGCGGTTCTGCTGCTGTTCGCCGTCGCGGTGCTGTGGCGGCTCTACAACGACGGGATGCGCCGGGCGGACGCGGCGGCCCGGCTGGTGGCGGCCGAGCGGGCGAAGTCGGACCAGCAGCAGCTGGCGCTGCGCCGCTACGAGGTCGCGTTCGCCTCGATCAGCGGGCGTGGCGAACTGGGCGAGCAGGTGCTGGTGGAGACGGCGCGGGCGCTCGGGCTGCGCGAGAACCTGCACTTCACCCTGCAGACGGACGTGGGGGGCGGCGGCTCGGCGAAACCGGACATGGTGCTGCGGGTGGGCGGCGACCGCACGGTGCCGGTGGACGCGAAGGCGAGCATGGCGATCTGGGCGGAGGCGGTGGAGACCAACGACCCGGACGAGCGGATCGACGCGCTGCGCGCGCACGTCCGGCAGGTCCGCTCCCGGGCGGCCGAGCTGGCCGGCAAGGGCTACCAGCGCTGGGCCGACGCGATCTACGGAACGATCATGTTCGTCCCGTCCGACGCCGCCGTGGTCGCGGCGCTGGACACCGACCCGGAGCTGCTGCGCTGGCTCATCGACCGGCGGGTGTTCCTGTGCGGGCCGACCGGGTTCGGGGTGCTGGCCTCGGCGGCGTTGTTCGCGGCGAGCGACCGGACGCTGGAGGCCGACGTCGAGCAGGTGCGCACCGGGGCGGCGGCCGCGCACCGGGCGGCGGGCGGTGCGGTGGAGGCGCTCAACCTGTCGAGCACGCACCTCCAACGGTTCCTGTCGGCGCGACGGCGGGAGCTGGAGGCGCTGGAGACGTTCCGGGCGACCGTGGCACCGCTGACGGACGCGGCGGGCAGTCCGGCGGCGGTTCCCCAGGTGCGGAAGGGGGACGAACTGGCGGCCAGCTGA
- a CDS encoding class II fumarate hydratase, translating into MADQEYRIEHDTMGEVRVPADALYRAQTQRAVENFPISGRGLERAQIRALGLLKAAAARVNLKLGVLDADVANAITAAADEVAEGTHDAHFPIDVFQTGSGTSSNMNANEVIATLASRALGRDVHPNDHVNASQSSNDTFPTTIHVAATEAVVKDVIPALEYLAGAIEVRAAEWAGVVKSGRTHLMDAVPITLGQEAGAWASQVRFGIERLKSGLPRLGELPIGGTAVGSGLNAPDGFGDAVATELATVTGLPLTEARDHFEAQATQDSVVETSGHLRTLAVSLNKIANDLRWLGSGPRTGLAELALPDLQPGSSIMPGKVNPVIPEATLQVVAQVIGNDAAVAFAGAAGNFQLNVNLPVIARNVLESARLLAAVSRLLADKVFAGITVNTERTRTYAEGSPSIVTPLNKYIGYEEAAAVAKQALKELKTIREVVIERGYVKDGKLTEAQLDEALDVLRMARGGK; encoded by the coding sequence ATGGCTGACCAGGAATACCGGATCGAACACGACACGATGGGCGAGGTCCGCGTGCCGGCCGACGCGCTCTACCGCGCGCAGACCCAGCGGGCCGTCGAGAACTTCCCGATCTCCGGCCGGGGCCTGGAGCGCGCCCAGATCCGCGCGCTCGGCCTGCTGAAGGCCGCCGCCGCGCGCGTGAACCTCAAGCTGGGCGTGCTCGACGCCGACGTCGCGAACGCCATCACGGCCGCCGCCGACGAGGTCGCCGAGGGCACCCACGACGCGCACTTCCCGATCGACGTCTTCCAAACCGGTTCGGGGACGTCGTCGAACATGAACGCCAACGAGGTCATCGCGACGCTCGCCAGCCGCGCGCTCGGCCGGGACGTGCACCCGAACGACCACGTCAACGCGTCGCAGTCGTCGAACGACACCTTCCCGACGACCATCCACGTCGCCGCGACCGAAGCCGTCGTCAAGGACGTCATCCCCGCGCTCGAGTACCTCGCCGGCGCGATCGAGGTCCGCGCCGCGGAGTGGGCCGGCGTCGTGAAGTCCGGCCGCACGCACCTGATGGACGCTGTGCCGATCACCCTCGGCCAGGAAGCCGGCGCGTGGGCGTCGCAGGTCCGGTTCGGCATCGAACGGCTGAAGTCGGGCCTGCCGCGTCTCGGCGAGCTGCCGATCGGCGGCACCGCCGTCGGCTCGGGCCTCAACGCGCCGGACGGCTTCGGCGACGCCGTCGCGACCGAGCTGGCCACCGTCACCGGCCTGCCGCTGACCGAGGCCCGCGACCACTTCGAGGCGCAGGCGACGCAGGACAGCGTCGTCGAGACGTCCGGGCACCTGCGCACGCTCGCCGTGTCGCTCAACAAGATCGCCAACGACCTGCGCTGGCTGGGCTCCGGCCCGCGCACCGGCCTGGCCGAGCTGGCGCTGCCCGACCTGCAGCCGGGCTCGTCGATCATGCCGGGCAAGGTGAACCCGGTGATCCCGGAGGCGACGCTGCAGGTCGTCGCGCAGGTGATCGGCAACGACGCGGCCGTGGCGTTCGCGGGCGCCGCGGGCAACTTCCAGCTGAACGTCAACCTGCCGGTGATCGCACGGAACGTCCTCGAGTCGGCCCGCCTGCTCGCCGCCGTGTCGCGGTTGCTGGCGGACAAGGTCTTCGCGGGCATCACCGTGAACACCGAGCGCACCCGCACCTACGCCGAGGGTTCGCCGTCGATCGTGACGCCGCTGAACAAGTACATCGGCTACGAAGAGGCGGCCGCGGTGGCGAAGCAGGCGTTGAAGGAGCTGAAGACGATCCGCGAGGTCGTCATCGAGCGCGGCTATGTGAAGGACGGCAAGCTCACCGAAGCGCAGCTCGACGAAGCGCTCGACGTCCTCCGCATGGCCCGCGGCGGCAAGTAA
- a CDS encoding exodeoxyribonuclease VII small subunit, translating to MSEAASEELGYEQARDRLVEVVRELEAGGLSLEQSLALWEKGEKLAKVCERHLEGARERIEAALASVEDETGDGQ from the coding sequence GTGAGTGAAGCAGCCAGCGAGGAACTCGGCTACGAGCAGGCCCGCGACCGCCTCGTCGAGGTCGTCCGCGAGCTGGAAGCCGGCGGCCTGTCCCTGGAGCAGTCGCTCGCGCTGTGGGAGAAGGGCGAGAAGCTCGCGAAGGTCTGTGAGCGCCATCTCGAAGGCGCGCGCGAGCGCATCGAGGCCGCTCTGGCGTCCGTGGAGGACGAAACCGGCGACGGCCAGTGA
- a CDS encoding 4-hydroxy-3-methylbut-2-enyl diphosphate reductase: protein MSSASPGIEPAGTPTITGTASGKRVLLAKPRGYCAGVDRAVIAVEKALEVYGAPVYVRKEIVHNRHVVETLRERGAIFVDETSEVPEGALVVFSAHGVSPMVHAEAADRNLRTIDATCPLVTKVHKEVNRFAKDDYDILLIGHEGHEEVEGTAGEAPDKVQLVDKAEDVDKVEVRDPSKVIWLSQTTLSVDETMERVDQLRERFPGLADPPSDDICYATTNRQVAVKAMAAECDLVLVVGSTNSSNSKRLVEVALKAGARASYLVDFAHEVDEAWLDGVTTVGVTSGASVPDELVMELLTWLAERGYGDVDEVTTANEKITFAPPKELRKV from the coding sequence ATGAGTTCAGCGAGTCCCGGAATCGAGCCCGCGGGTACCCCGACGATCACCGGCACCGCTTCCGGCAAGCGGGTGCTGCTCGCCAAACCCCGTGGTTACTGCGCCGGCGTCGACCGCGCGGTGATCGCCGTCGAGAAGGCCCTCGAGGTCTACGGCGCCCCGGTGTACGTCCGCAAGGAAATTGTGCACAACCGGCACGTGGTCGAGACGCTGCGCGAGCGTGGCGCGATCTTCGTCGACGAGACGTCCGAGGTGCCCGAGGGCGCGCTGGTGGTGTTCTCCGCCCACGGCGTCTCGCCGATGGTGCACGCGGAGGCCGCGGACCGGAACCTGCGCACGATCGACGCGACCTGCCCCCTGGTGACGAAGGTGCACAAGGAGGTCAACCGCTTCGCGAAGGACGACTACGACATCCTGCTGATCGGCCACGAGGGTCACGAAGAGGTCGAGGGCACGGCCGGCGAGGCGCCGGACAAGGTCCAGCTGGTCGACAAGGCGGAGGACGTCGACAAGGTCGAGGTGCGCGACCCGTCGAAGGTGATCTGGCTGTCCCAGACGACGCTCTCGGTCGACGAGACGATGGAGCGCGTCGACCAGCTCCGCGAGCGCTTCCCGGGCTTGGCGGACCCGCCGAGCGACGACATCTGCTACGCGACGACGAACCGCCAGGTCGCGGTCAAGGCGATGGCGGCCGAGTGCGACCTGGTCCTGGTGGTCGGGTCGACGAACTCGTCCAACTCGAAGCGCCTGGTCGAGGTGGCCCTGAAGGCCGGCGCCCGCGCGTCCTACCTGGTCGACTTCGCGCACGAGGTCGACGAGGCCTGGCTCGACGGCGTGACGACGGTCGGGGTGACGTCCGGGGCGTCGGTGCCGGACGAGCTGGTGATGGAGCTGCTCACCTGGCTGGCCGAGCGGGGTTACGGCGACGTCGACGAAGTGACCACGGCCAACGAGAAGATCACCTTCGCGCCGCCGAAGGAGCTGCGGAAGGTCTGA
- the glpX gene encoding class II fructose-bisphosphatase: protein MTTPSAPQRREAPDRNLAMELVRVTEAAAMAAGRWVGRGDKIGGDGAAVDAMRQLVSTVSMRGVVVIGEGEKDEAPMLFNGEEVGNGDGPDCDVAVDPVDGTTLMAKGMPNALAVLAVAERGAMFDPSAVFYMEKLAVGPEAAGKVELGAPIAENIRRVAKAKHSSVGDVTVCILDRPRHEQIIKEVRDAGARIRFISDGDVAGAIAAARPTTGVDMLIGIGGTPEGIIAACAMKCLGGELQGRLWPKDDAEREKAIAAGHDLDRVLLNDDLVTGDNVFFCATGVTDGDLLRGVHYREGGATTQSIVMRSKSGTVRMIDGYHRLTKLRAYSSVNFDGHLDTPDDDVVPPLP from the coding sequence ATGACGACCCCCAGCGCCCCACAACGCCGTGAAGCACCCGACCGCAACCTCGCGATGGAGCTGGTCCGCGTGACCGAGGCCGCCGCGATGGCGGCCGGCCGCTGGGTCGGCCGCGGTGACAAGATCGGCGGGGACGGCGCGGCCGTCGACGCGATGCGCCAGCTGGTGTCGACGGTGTCGATGCGCGGAGTCGTGGTGATCGGCGAGGGCGAGAAGGACGAAGCGCCCATGCTGTTCAACGGCGAGGAGGTCGGCAACGGCGACGGGCCCGACTGCGACGTCGCGGTCGACCCGGTCGACGGCACGACGCTGATGGCCAAGGGCATGCCGAACGCCCTCGCGGTGCTCGCGGTCGCCGAGCGCGGCGCGATGTTCGACCCGTCCGCGGTGTTCTACATGGAGAAGCTGGCCGTCGGGCCGGAGGCGGCGGGCAAGGTCGAGCTCGGTGCGCCGATCGCGGAGAACATCCGGCGGGTCGCCAAGGCGAAGCACAGCAGCGTCGGCGACGTCACCGTGTGCATCCTGGACCGCCCGCGCCACGAGCAGATCATCAAGGAGGTCCGCGACGCCGGCGCACGGATCCGCTTCATCTCCGACGGCGACGTCGCGGGCGCGATCGCCGCAGCCCGCCCGACCACCGGCGTCGACATGCTGATCGGCATCGGCGGCACCCCCGAGGGCATCATCGCGGCCTGCGCGATGAAGTGCCTCGGCGGGGAGCTGCAGGGCCGGCTGTGGCCGAAGGACGACGCCGAGCGCGAGAAGGCCATCGCTGCCGGGCACGACCTCGACCGCGTGCTGCTGAACGACGACCTGGTCACCGGCGACAACGTGTTCTTCTGCGCCACCGGCGTCACCGACGGCGACCTGCTGCGCGGGGTCCACTACCGCGAGGGCGGCGCGACGACGCAGTCCATCGTGATGCGGTCCAAGTCCGGGACCGTCAGAATGATCGACGGCTACCACCGGCTCACCAAGCTGCGGGCGTACTCCTCGGTCAACTTCGACGGCCACCTGGACACGCCCGACGACGACGTCGTTCCCCCGCTGCCGTAG
- a CDS encoding exonuclease SbcCD subunit D yields MRFLHTSDWHVGRTFHGADLLAEQEAVLGHLADLVAGEEVDAVLVAGDIYDRAVPSAEAVRVATAAVARIRAAGARLVVTPGNHDSAPRLGAFAEFAAAGGLHLRTTVGGLAEPVLLDDRHGPVAVYGIPYLEPEPARHALGVPDARGHTGVLTEAMRRIRADLGTRPGARSVVLAHAFVTGGEPTESERTIAVGGVEQVPGSVFDGVDYVALGHLHGPQTLAEHLRYSGSPLAYSFSEARQRKSVWLVDLDASGLAEVRRHELPVPRALATLRGQLEDLLADPAHDELLDHFLSVTVTDPVRPVDAMRRLRGRFPHAVHLEWEPEGGYSGAPLRYSDAVRGRSDIDISRSFLDDCRGAAPTESEERLLFKALEAADREALAK; encoded by the coding sequence GTGAGATTCCTGCACACCTCCGACTGGCACGTCGGGCGCACGTTCCACGGCGCCGATCTGCTCGCGGAACAGGAAGCGGTGCTCGGGCACCTCGCCGACCTCGTGGCCGGCGAGGAGGTCGACGCCGTCCTGGTGGCAGGCGACATCTACGACCGCGCGGTGCCGTCGGCCGAGGCCGTCCGGGTGGCGACCGCGGCGGTCGCGCGGATCCGCGCCGCCGGCGCGCGACTGGTCGTCACCCCCGGGAACCACGACTCCGCGCCGCGGCTCGGCGCCTTCGCGGAGTTCGCCGCGGCGGGCGGGCTGCACCTGCGCACCACCGTCGGCGGCCTGGCCGAGCCGGTGCTCCTGGACGATCGCCACGGCCCGGTCGCCGTCTACGGAATCCCTTACCTGGAGCCGGAACCGGCGCGCCACGCGCTGGGCGTGCCGGACGCGCGCGGCCACACCGGCGTGCTCACCGAGGCCATGCGGCGGATCCGCGCGGACCTCGGAACCCGGCCGGGCGCCCGGTCGGTCGTGCTCGCGCACGCGTTCGTCACCGGCGGCGAACCGACCGAGTCCGAGCGCACGATCGCGGTCGGCGGCGTCGAGCAGGTGCCCGGCTCGGTCTTCGACGGCGTCGACTACGTCGCGCTCGGCCACCTCCACGGACCGCAGACGCTCGCCGAGCACCTGCGGTACTCCGGCAGCCCGCTGGCGTACTCGTTTTCCGAGGCACGGCAACGCAAATCGGTCTGGCTGGTCGACCTGGACGCGAGCGGGCTCGCCGAAGTCCGCCGGCACGAACTGCCGGTGCCGCGCGCGCTGGCCACCCTCCGCGGGCAGCTCGAAGACCTGCTCGCGGACCCGGCGCACGACGAGCTCCTGGACCACTTCCTCTCGGTCACGGTCACCGACCCGGTCCGCCCGGTGGACGCGATGCGGCGGCTGCGCGGGCGCTTTCCCCACGCGGTGCACCTGGAGTGGGAACCCGAAGGCGGGTACAGCGGCGCCCCGCTGCGGTACTCCGACGCCGTGCGCGGCCGGTCGGACATCGATATCTCGCGCAGCTTCCTCGACGACTGCCGCGGTGCCGCGCCGACCGAGAGCGAAGAGCGGCTCCTGTTCAAGGCCCTGGAAGCGGCCGACCGGGAGGCCCTCGCGAAATGA